In the genome of Chloroflexota bacterium, the window ATCCTGGTATCGACTACCCGGGGATCGCGGCCCTCTCCGCGGGCCTGGTGGCGCTCCTCTTCGCGCTCGATCAGGCGTCGGCCTGGGGCTGGACCGACGGGCGGATCCTCCTCAGCCTGGCGCTGGCCCTCCTCTTCCTGCTCCTCTTCGTCGCCCGCGAGCGCCGGGCGGGCCCGGGCGCGCTGGTGCCGGGCGACGTGCTCCGCAATCGCGGCGTCGCGCTCGCCTGCGCGCTGAAGGTCCTGATGGCGCCGGCCTACGCCGCGCTCCTCCTCTACCTGCCGCAGATCATGCAGAAGCTGCTCGGCTTCTCGCCCCTGCACGCCGGGTTGGGGATGCTGCCGATGCTCGGCGGCTACGCCATCGTCTCTCTCCTCTCCGGCCTGCTTGCGGGCCGGCTCAGTGATCGCCTGGCGATCCTGGCCGGCATCGCCTGCCTGGCCATCGGGCCCTTCCTCCTCTCGGGGTTCGTGGTCGATGCGGGGTACACCGGGCTGGCCGCCGGCATGCTCGTCACGGGGATCGGGCTCGGCCTCTTCCAGCCCGCCATCCAGACCGAGGCGGTGCGAGCCGACGCGCAGGGGCGCAAGAGCCTCGTCGGCGGGCTGGTGCTGATGTTCCAGTTCGTCGGCGGCGCTGTCGGCCTCGGGCTGACGACGACGATCGTCGCCTCGACACAGCGCGCGGCGGTCAGCGATCTCCTGCTGAGCGAGGGAGTGACGCTGCCGGATGCGCAACGGGAGGCGCTGGAGAAGCTCCTTTC includes:
- a CDS encoding MFS transporter yields the protein PGIDYPGIAALSAGLVALLFALDQASAWGWTDGRILLSLALALLFLLLFVARERRAGPGALVPGDVLRNRGVALACALKVLMAPAYAALLLYLPQIMQKLLGFSPLHAGLGMLPMLGGYAIVSLLSGLLAGRLSDRLAILAGIACLAIGPFLLSGFVVDAGYTGLAAGMLVTGIGLGLFQPAIQTEAVRADAQGRKSLVGGLVLMFQFVGGAVGLGLTTTIVASTQRAAVSDLLLSEGVTLPDAQREALEKLLSGAESARQVLRQFDPAVAQRLLDVAGDAFADGVRAGLRLDAAIVAAGVVVALLMLGRARKAAPRHTKSG